A genomic region of Oncorhynchus mykiss isolate Arlee chromosome 2, USDA_OmykA_1.1, whole genome shotgun sequence contains the following coding sequences:
- the rusc1 gene encoding uncharacterized protein rusc1 isoform X2: protein MHSSSRTFAPPLRPRRIDTSRRTTTAAEPKPHGPVSQREDKNMNTISSSSPRRATKATPESSRTRVGVQPRAPLGQSRLGLQRNTAPLSTTKPKPKPKSVRAAAAVSKRAPFPPPLPLLPHLDPNCNEPSLPCLCCDGHSPQDNNSLFNHNHNNNNTISIRQQLKLQPPPPPPLLPQRQEGTGGKTKTQASPSQPQPQVLAPACPPNALELEKGTQVEENADVNKNTDVVIDNKKETEEEMDDKKETEEEEENSVDVEVDDEEEGDDDDDDDDTLVPSCCDCPPSLLDLSLTSSTSSSSTSISSCSDLESDCADLSTSLSSSGHKWNADLSISQDHTHIHVPERYPASRYPPVLHLNPKPPSVSRCPSSPPHACSPDEGYPSAPASPSSSDYLGVKGQTGLGSEVAKLGLLDFLESVGDFGKMERFSQVIQVARWDLEGDPQGDLLRDRLDHLDRLESVNRQVKLAHITRLHEKGLDLGDLGKEDLSDVLDEMGNVDMSWKLYKGRGGSLGDSQEFSDAGVDLTAPSDCDEPLVSQSETSSPIELPPRPPKPPARYASVNSELHTYINISRDITPSVSVCTSPSSSPTFYTFRCEKALPPSPRSIPPPLLCQPIPYFTLYKSSPLPFSLPSSTPPIPPPRRKHLARKEAQRLATLQAGCGKTPLSLSPPNSRPPPLPPAPTISISNSTTPPAIPPPPSLPPPPSFHALDDEIRKLLVLAGLTQAELLKLSPELGVCVGGLEEEGEGETHHTSRPGQTQDRGMRRKEEKAKEQYDIDGLAVDGWRDGGGRSEVERDRETDIFGGVKEDEGEKEESRDVFRTTSFTDMARRRKRNSGFGANVSLASDSYYSTGNTNTSNNVNFETFKYSPVLSETPPPPPPRPLPPVPPTLPPLKVCTLLANSLRPERFDWLMAFSPDGETLTLPPPLEVRKSNEETLKKSTSGSTSSSGSTSGSGSKVMTFKELRNRSKHSSPAYQLITEPDPDPTVITPDPDFLYNLKWRREKTDSDGIQWEYTSQAQATFLQPPPLTSLAAFREMFQKAEDAIGQPQLCPSQRIGCSASEGNLWRMDGQRKEEGEKRKEEVEEEEVEVRGTADGGRTWESRTTVSSPPLSLAHSQPSSYFLHPYRPGYCGAHTRPVPRTQPHSHTEIQSTAIGPNPYTTQSTAPNPYTTQSTTPNPYTTQSMTPNPYTTQSTTPNPYTTQSTTPNPYTTQSTTPNPYTTQLSNPFATPYTHTDLNEDSHGTYSENDIDSGYSDYFKKDGGLDSAHRFGKDFKSNIDSLYRYVNESKTKEKLEYGFVSESITDFDSLYCTANVTDKQPHTGSHTLVSNDTHTQGCTTPYKNVDAMMMAYAKTHTVGSLGRTDTHTHTSHPGQSRTSKDLPPLPTWYLYHPKNCPIHRGAPPRLSPIGALDPPYRSGAPPPGLDASCLSSPLFPRSHTLPALAAPLYYPFLYPPIPPRKTSDPPKLIQVPPLPPALTVRSVSFASSVQRGGTSWMGDDVKAPLRGLGLSSLCLLEKRALVSAVSVAVEAILAQFSSSRTLVQKALSGDSSVNPSLGRLVLQCLCPALRSLLSDGLKPHQSDLISGRRPNSAWGLVQASTRPGRNSGAQYRGPSTQSLYSLQARIGELPQLRQNKHRFNAFLLGLLNIKLMDFWLSHLQSCSDVLVTFYQPSSFMRLSLTSCQPLFEELLLLLQPLSLLTLNLDLLFQHHHLDPANHSPEIPSPPNQDLGFRLSPRGSASQSRGSSYLESLSELDLGRAEPEATNHNVSSSSLANSGVGGLVESLKPAKVSGGLAETSPQLMWVQEKEIRELAPPNVEEASLSQQAGQVIQQGWGAVVRWGGKLGQNLAELSLSAVQNQEGTSREPQTSTQARSDPPQVDGALAVPWGLGRLFGASNNSTIPTLPTRRPSQWLSPGVSVLTRMVSSSSSANQRRVLEPQQVEEVLEREMETWDNPRPLRSVRTLCDHSGTGAELSFQKGEELVVLGGVDHDWIRCRQGDREGLVPIGYASLIL from the exons ATGCACTCCTCTAGCCGAACCTTCGCTCCGCCCTTGAGGCCTCGTCGCATCGACACGAGCAGGCGGACCACCACCGCAGCGGAACCAAAGCCACACGGCCCTGTTTCCCAGAGGGAAgacaaaaacatgaacaccatttcctcttcctctcctcggcGCGCCACCAAAGCGACCCCTGAGTCTTCCAGGACCAGGGTGGGGGTCCAGCCTCGTGCCCCCTTGGGTCAGTCCAGATTGGGCTTACAGAGAAACACAGCTCCCCTCTCTACGAccaaacccaaacccaaaccTAAAAGTGTCCGTGCAGCAGCAGCTGTGTCGAAACGTgccccttttcctcctcctcttcctcttcttcctcatctgGACCCCAACTGTAATGAACCCAGCCTGCCTTGTCTGTGTTGCGACGGCCATTCCCCCCAGGACAATAACAGTCTgttcaaccacaaccacaacaacaacaataccaTCTCCATCAGACAGCAGCTGAAGCTTCAgccccctccaccacctcccctgCTACCCcagagacaggaggggacagggggCAAGACCAAGACACAGGCCAGCCCctctcagccccagcctcaggtCCTGGCCCCAGCCTGCCCCCCTAATGCCCTGGAACTGGAGAAAGGAACACAAGTTGAGGAGAATGCAGATGTTAACAAGAACACAGATGTGGTCATAGACAACAAGAAAGAAacggaggaagagatggatgacaagaaagaaacagaggaggaagaggaaaacagtgttgatgttgaagttgatgatgaggaggagggagatgatgatgatgatgatgacgacacATTGGTCCCATCGTGCTGCgactgccctccctctctcctggatctctccctgacctcctccacctcctcatcctccacttcCATCAGCTCCTGCTCCGATCTGGAGTCAGACTGCGCcgatctctccacctctctctcgtcctctggCCACAAGTGGAACGCTGATCTGTCAATTTCTCAGGACCACACTCACATTCATGTTCCTGAACGCTACCCAGCCTCCCGTTACCCCCCTGTCCTGCACCTCAACCCCaaacccccctctgtctctcgttGCCCTTCCTCCCCCCCACACGCCTGCTCCCCAGACGAGGGCTACCCCTCCGCCCccgcctccccctcctcctctgactACCTGGGGGTCAAAGGTCAGACAGGCTTAGGGTCAGAGGTTGCCAAACTAGGCCTCCTGGACTTCCTGGAGTCAGTGGGAGACTTTGGAAAGATGGAGCGCTTTAGCCAGGTGATTCAGGTGGCTCGCTGGGACCTGGAGGGGGATCCTCAAGGGGATCTACTGAGGGATCGACTGGATCACCTGGACCGACTGGAGAGTGTCAACAGGCAGGTGAAGCTGGCCCACATCACCAGGCTCCATGAGAAGGGACTGGATCTAGGCGATCTGGGCAAGGAGGATCTCTCTGATGTTCTGGATGAGATGGGGAACGTGGATATGTCTTGGAAGCTGTATAAGGGCCGGGGAGGGTCTTTGGGAGATTCCCAGGAGTTCTCTGATGCTGGAGTGGACCTGACAGCACCTTCAGACTGTGACGAGCCCCTGGTCTCACAATCAGAGACCTCTTCGCCCATAGAGCTCCCACCGAGACCCCCCAAACCCCCTGCCCGCTATGCCAGCGTGAACTCTGAACTCCACACCTACATCAACATCAGCCGTGATATCACCCCCTCCGTCTCTGTCTGcacctctccatcctcatcccccACTTTCTACACCTTCAGGTGTGAGAaggccctccctccttccccacgctccatcccccctcctcttctctgtcagCCCATCCCTTACTTTACTCTCTACAAATcttcccctctcccattctccctcccctcctccactccccccatccctccccctcggAGGAAGCACCTAGCCCGTAAGGAGGCTCAGCGTCTCGCCACCCTCCAAGCAGGATGCGGGAAgacccccctgtccctctcccctcccaactctcgcccccctcctctcccccctgcccCCACCATTTCCATCTCCAACTCCACCACCCCCCCTGCCATccctcccccgccctctctcccccctcctccctctttccatgCGTTGGATGATGAGATCCGTAAGCTACTGGTGCTAGCAGGACTGACCCAGGCTGAGCTCCTCAAACTCAGCCCAGAGCTGGGGGTTTGTGTAGGGggactggaggaggagggagagggggagacccaCCACACCTCCAGACCTGGACAGACACaagatagagggatgaggagaaaagaggagaaggcTAAGGAGCAGTATGATATAGATGGGTTGgctgtggatggatggagagatggaggagggaggtcagaggtggagagggatagagagactgaTATATTTGGAGGAGTaaaggaggatgagggagagaaagaggagagcagagatgtgTTTAGAACCACGTCTTTCACTGACATGgcgagaaggaggaagagaaacagCGGGTTTGGGGCTAACGTTAGCCTAGCATCTGACTCCTACTACAGCACTGGCAATACCAACACCTCTAACAATGTTAACTTCGAGACTTTCAAATATTCCCCTGTGCTCTCGgaaacccctccccctcctcctccgcgTCCCTTACCCCCTGTCCCCCCTACCCTGCCCCCCCTCAAAGTTTGCACCCTACTCGCCAACTCTTTACGCCCTGAGCGATTTGATTGGCTCATGGCTTTCTCCCCCGATGGTGAAACCCTGACCCTGCCCCCGCCCTTGGAAGTTAGAAAATCCAATGAGGAAACCCTGAAGAAATCTACTTCCGGGTCAACGTCGTCATCTGGGTCAACGTCAGGGTCGGGTTCAAAAGTGATGACCTTCAAAGAACTGCGTAACCGTAGCAAACACAGCTCCCCGGCCTACCAACTAATAACTGAACCGGATCCTGATCCCACAGTCATAACCCCTGACCCTGACTTCCTCTACAACCTCAAGTGGAGGAGGGAAAAGACGGACAGTGACGGAATCCAATGGGAGTACACCTCCCAGGCCCAGGCCACCTTCCTGCAACCACCTCCCCTCACCTCATTGGCTGCTTTTAGGGAAATGTTCCAGAAAGCAGAGGATGCGATTGGACAACCCCAGTTATGTCCCTCGCAGCGGATTGGGTGCTCAGCCAGTGAAGGGAACCTGTGGAGGATGGATGgacagagaaaagaggagggagaaaagaggaaagaagaggtagaggaagaagaggtggaGGTGAGAGGAACAGCTGATGGAGGAAGAACCTGGGAGTCAAGAACTACAG tgtcctcaccccctctctccctggcccacTCCCAGCCCTCCTCCTATTTCCTCCACCCTTACCGCCCAGGATACTGTGGTGCTCATACGAGACCAGTCCCCAGGACCCAACCTCACAGCCACACTGAAATCCAGTCCACAGCCATAggccctaacccctacactacccaGTCCACggcccctaacccctacactacccaGTCCacgacccctaacccctacactacccagtccatgacccctaacccctacactacccaGTCCacgacccctaacccctacactacccaGTCCacgacccctaacccctacactacccaGTCCacgacccctaacccctacactacccaGCTATCTAACCCCTTTGCTACACCATACACTCACACAGATTTAAATGAAGACAGCCATGGAACTTATTCTGAGAATGATATTGATTCTGGATATAGTGACTAttttaagaaggatggaggcctAGACTCTGCACATCGTTTTGGAAAGGACTTCAAGAGCAACATTGATAGTTTGTATCGTTATGTGAATGAGTCCAAGACTAAAGAAAAGCTGGAGTATGGCTTTGTCTCTGAATCCATCACTGACTTTGACTCCCTCTACTGCACCGCTAACGTCACTGATAAACAGCCTCACACCGGCTCACACACACTCGTCagcaatgacacacacactcaaggcTGCACCACCCCATATAAAAACGTTGACGCGATGATGATGGCATATGCCAAAACACACACTGTCGGTTCCCTTGGtcgcactgacacacacacacacacctctcaccctGGCCAGAGCAGAACCTCTAAagatctccctcccctccctaccTGGTACCTCTACCACCCCAAAAACTGTCCCATCCACAGGGGTGCCCCTCCCCGCCTCTCCCCCATCGGGGCTCTCGACCCCCCCTATCGCTCTGGAGCCCCCCCTCCGGGCCTGGACGCGTCCTGCCTCAGCTCACCCCTGTTCCCCCGCTCTCACACCCTCCCTGCCCTGGCCGCCCCCCTCTACTACCCCTTCCTCTACCCCCCTATCCCCCCCAGGAAAACTTCAGACCCCCCAAAACTCATCCAGGTTCCGCCGCTGCCGCCTGCACTGA CGGTTCGTAGCGTCTCATTTGCCAGCTCTGTACAGAGAGGTGGGACTTCCTGGATGGGCGATGACGTGAAGGCCCCTCTGAGAGGCCTAGGGCTGTCCTCTCTGTGCCTGCTGGAAAAAAGAG CTCTGGTCAGTGCAGTCAGTGTGGCAGTGGAGGCCATTTTGGCTCAGTTCAGCTCCTCACGGACCTTGGTGCAGAAG GCTCTATCAGGAGACAGCAGTGTGAATCCGTCTCTGGGCCGGCTGGTGCTGCAGTGTTTGTGCCCCGCCCTGCGGAGCCTGCTCTCCGACGGCCTCAAGCCCCACCAGAGTGATTTGATCTCGGGCAGGAGGCCAAACTCAGCCTGGGGACTGGTCCAGGCCTCCACCAGGCCAGGTAGGAACTCTGGAGCGCAGTACAGAG gGCCCAGCACTCAGTCCCTGTACAGCCTCCAGGCTAGAATAGGAGAGCTGCCCCAGCTCCGGCAGAACAAACACAGGTTCAACGCCTTCCTCCTCGGCCTCCTCAA CATCAAGCTTATGGATTTCTGGCTGTCCCATCTCCAGTCATGCAGTG atGTGTTGGTGACGTTCTACCAGCCCTCCTCCTTCATGCGTCTGTCATTGACTTCCTGCCAGCCTCTGTTTGAGgagctcctcctcctgctgcagcCCCTCAGTCTCCTGACCCTTAACCTCGACCTGCTCTTCCAGCACCACCACCTGGATCCAGCCAATCACAGCCCAGAGATCCCCAGCCCACCCAATCAGGACCTGGGATTCAGGCTCTCGCCCCGGGGGTCCGCTTCCCAAAGCAGGGGCAGCAGCTATCTCGAGAGCCTATCAGAGCTGGACTTAGGGAGAGCAGAACCCGAGGCGACCAATCATAATGTGAGCTCGTCGTCCCTGGCCAACTCAGGGGTGGGAGGGTTGGTGGAGTCACTGAAGCCAGCGAAGGTCTCTGGGGGTCTTGCGGAGACAAGTCCTCAGCTGATGTGGGTTCAGGAGAAAGAAATTAGGGAGCTAGCACCTCCTAATGTTGAGGAGGCCAGTCTCTCCCAACAGGCAGGACAG GTGATCCAGCAGGGATGGGGGGCTGTGGTACGCTGGGGGGGCAAGCTGGGCCAGAACCTGGCTGAACTCAGCCTGTCTGCAGTACAGAACCAGGAGGGGACATCCAGAGAGCCCCAGACCAGTACCCAGGCCAGGAGTGACCCTCCTCAGGTCGATGGAGCATTGGCGGTCCCCTGGGGTTTGGGACGGCTGTTTGGAGCCTCCAATAACTCCACGATACCCACACTTCCAACCag acGTCCGTCTCAGTGGTTGTCTCCAGGGGTGTCTGTTCTGACCCGGATGGTGAGCAGCAGTTCCAGCGCTAACCAGAGGAGGGTGCTGGAGCCCCAGCAGGTAGAAgaggtgttagagagagagatggagacatgggaCAACCCAAGACCCCTCAG gtCAGTCAGAACACTATGCGACCACTctggcacaggggcggagctaaGCTTCCAGAAAGGGGAGGAGTTAGTGGTTTTAGGGGGTGTCGATCATGACTGGATTCGCTGTCGTCAGGGAGACCGAGAGGGGCTCGTACCCATTGGCTACGCATCACTTATCCTGTGA